In the Leptotrichia sp. oral taxon 212 genome, one interval contains:
- a CDS encoding MOSC domain-containing protein codes for MGKIEAICISEKKGTPKKEVLHINLIENFGLENDAHGGNWHRQISLLCFESIENFKVKGAPVNFGSFGENLIISGLDFTKIVPGTILSGDNFELEITQIGKDCHNRCHIYYAMGDCIMPREGVFATVKKGGEIKKGCNIDIKE; via the coding sequence ATGGGTAAAATAGAAGCAATATGCATCTCTGAAAAGAAAGGTACTCCAAAAAAGGAAGTTCTTCATATTAATTTGATTGAAAACTTCGGACTGGAAAATGATGCTCATGGAGGAAACTGGCATAGACAGATCAGTCTCCTTTGTTTTGAAAGTATAGAAAATTTTAAAGTAAAGGGAGCACCTGTAAATTTTGGAAGTTTTGGCGAAAATCTTATAATAAGTGGATTAGATTTCACAAAAATTGTTCCTGGTACTATACTGTCAGGTGATAATTTTGAACTTGAAATAACCCAGATAGGAAAGGACTGCCATAACCGATGCCACATTTATTATGCCATGGGGGATTGCATAATGCCTCGGGAAGGAGTTTTTGCTACTGTGAAAAAAGGTGGAGAAATTAAAAAAGGATGTAATATAGATATAAAAGAATAG